In a single window of the Acyrthosiphon pisum isolate AL4f chromosome X, pea_aphid_22Mar2018_4r6ur, whole genome shotgun sequence genome:
- the LOC100575924 gene encoding uncharacterized protein LOC100575924, which produces MEKLFIDFHGNHLSKEDGNIQTTSVMHIENDRLPSINILYRDMPKLWLSLSKKAQKKHVEVMRKYDKGCVPWSSLKDFLKRDNVELVPKMGRPYALTSDLEIQILNYIIKMQELGFGLTVLQVRKIAHKIATAAGRGSYFNEDNESASKWWWVNFKKRYKLTLRVPENLAAYRASMANSHMISDFYSKLDSLMIQLGIKDMTDRFWNCDETGLSYVEKSLIKTYADRGETHTLLGCVCANVSWIPPLIIFKGIRWNDNLKTDCLPNCMVKLSPKGWINSDLFLEWFKFFIDTIPSERPVILFMDSHASHINMDVISLAKENEIYLFTFPAHTSHLLQPLDVGVYKPLKSNWATSLNDFMRENPGEKPNRTTFHTILNPAFIKSFSKKNIENAFKKSGICPLNKNAIPPEAIAPSQLTNRDN; this is translated from the exons ATGGAAAAGTTATTCATTGATTTTCATGGAAATCACCTATCAAAAGAAGAtg GGAATATACAAACCACTAGTGTTATGCATATTGAAAACGATCGCTTGCCGTCAATAAATATTCTATACAGAGATATGCCTAAATTGTGGCTATCTTTATCTAAAAAAGCTCAAAAAAAACATGTCGAAGTTATGCGAAAATACGATAAAGGAT GTGTTCCATGGAGTTCACTTAAAGATTTTTTGAAACGTGATAATGTTGAATTAGTTCCAAAAATGGGAAGACCATATGCACTTACATCAGACcttgaaatacaaatattaaactatatcatAAAGATGCAAGAACTTGGCTTTGGTTTGACTGTGTTACAGGTAAGAAAAATAGCTCACAAAATAGCCACTGCAGCTGGACGTGGATCTTATTTCAATGAAGATAATGAATCTGCTAGCAAGTGGTGGTGGGTGAATTTCAAAAAGAGGTATAAACTTACACTTAGAGTTCCTGAAAATCTTGCTGCTTATAGGGCATCGATGGCTAACAGTCATATGATCAgtgatttttattcaaaacttgATTCATTAATGATACAATTAGGTATTAAAGATATGACTGACCGTTTTTGGAATTGTGATGAAACTGGACTATCTTATGTGGAAAAAAGCCTAATAAA GACTTATGCTGATCGTGGAGAAACGCATACACTTTTAGGATGTGTATGTGCTAATGTGTCATGGATTCCacctttaattatattcaaaggCATTAGATGGAACGATAATCTTAAAACCGATTGTTTACCAAACTGTATGGTAAAATTATCTCCAAAAGGATGGATTAATAGTGACTTATTTTTGGaatggtttaaattttttattgatactaTTCCAAGTGAACGACCTGTGATATTATTCATGGATTCACATGCATCACACATTAATATGGATGTTATATCACTTGCtaaagaaaatgaaatatatttatttacatttccaGCTCATACTAGCCATTTATTACAACCACTAGATGTAGGAGTATACAAGCCACTTAAGTCAAACTGGGCCACTAGCTTAAATGACTTTATGAGGGAAAATCCTGGAGAAAAACCAAATCGGACAACTTTTCATACAATATTGAATCCAGCATTTATTAAAagcttttctaaaaaaaatatagaaaatgcatttaaaaaaagtggcATTTGccctttaaataaaaatgccaTTCCTCCTGAAGCAATAGCTCCATCTCAATTGACAAACAGAGATAATTAA